From the Bacteroidia bacterium genome, one window contains:
- a CDS encoding ATP-binding protein, whose protein sequence is MLERTTDIEAVKRALRLFPVVGIVGARQVGKTTLAQSVGELGHESVTHFDLENPEDLARLREAMPALKGLSGLVILDEVQRMPDLFSVLRVLADRSGNSTRFLVLGSASPELLRQGSESLAGRVFFHELRGFSLSDTGIAMQDQLWLRGGFPRSFLAASEEDSVAWRRAFIRTFLERDLPQLGVTISAETLRRFWTMLAHRHGQLWNSSDFARSFGVADTTVRGYLDTLTAALVVSQLRPWHENLSKRQVKSPKVFLSDSGMLHTLLGIRNREDVEVHPVLGTSWEGFIIDQIIRHTGAEADECFFWATHAGAELDLLLVRGRQRRGFEIKRSSAPGTTRSMHIALKDLKLQHLDVIHSGDGTFPLSENIRAVASNRLLQDIEPLT, encoded by the coding sequence ATGTTAGAAAGAACAACAGACATCGAAGCGGTCAAGCGGGCACTCAGGTTATTTCCTGTTGTCGGTATTGTTGGCGCGAGGCAGGTTGGAAAAACGACGCTGGCGCAGAGCGTTGGTGAGCTTGGGCATGAGTCTGTTACACATTTTGACCTCGAAAATCCTGAAGATCTGGCACGGCTGCGGGAAGCAATGCCGGCGCTGAAAGGCCTGAGCGGTTTGGTGATTCTTGATGAAGTGCAGCGAATGCCGGATTTGTTTTCGGTGCTTCGTGTCCTTGCCGACAGGTCAGGTAACTCCACGCGCTTCCTCGTTCTGGGCAGTGCCTCGCCCGAACTGCTGCGCCAGGGTTCGGAAAGTCTTGCCGGCCGCGTTTTCTTTCATGAGCTCAGGGGCTTCTCTCTTTCCGACACAGGCATTGCTATGCAGGACCAGTTGTGGCTCCGCGGCGGCTTTCCACGTTCATTTCTCGCCGCATCGGAAGAAGACAGTGTGGCCTGGCGGCGCGCCTTCATTCGTACGTTTCTTGAACGGGATCTTCCGCAGCTCGGTGTAACCATCTCCGCCGAGACGCTGCGCAGGTTCTGGACCATGCTTGCGCATCGGCACGGACAACTCTGGAATTCTTCGGACTTCGCCAGATCGTTCGGTGTTGCGGATACCACGGTACGAGGCTATCTCGATACGCTCACCGCGGCTCTCGTTGTCAGCCAACTCCGCCCATGGCATGAGAACCTGTCCAAGCGGCAAGTCAAATCTCCAAAGGTGTTTCTCTCCGACAGCGGGATGCTGCACACGCTGCTCGGAATCCGGAACAGGGAGGATGTCGAAGTACACCCGGTGCTCGGCACGTCCTGGGAAGGCTTCATCATCGATCAGATAATCCGGCATACAGGCGCTGAAGCGGACGAGTGTTTTTTCTGGGCAACGCATGCAGGAGCCGAACTGGATTTGCTGTTGGTCCGCGGACGGCAGCGAAGAGGTTTCGAAATTAAAAGAAGCAGTGCGCCCGGAACCACAAGATCCATGCATATCGCCCTCAAGGATCTGAAGTTGCAGCATCTCGACGTCATCCATTCCGGTGACGGCACTTTTCCCCTCTCGGAAAACATCCGCGCAGTAGCCTCGAACCGCCTTCTGCAAGATATCGAACCGCTCACATAA
- a CDS encoding mobile mystery protein A has product MKKEYRKLAAEQLDRKLGGLRPLLQTPMPDRGWIHAIRRALGMSLRQLAVRMDISPQSVKEMEDREAEGSITLKRLREAAEAMDLYLVYFVIPKEQSLGRMISKQAESLARSIVLRTATSMELEEQGVSEERIASAVRAKTEELIREMPRYLWDQR; this is encoded by the coding sequence ATGAAAAAAGAATACCGAAAACTGGCGGCGGAACAACTGGACCGCAAACTCGGGGGACTGCGTCCGCTCCTGCAGACGCCCATGCCCGATAGGGGGTGGATACACGCGATACGACGAGCGCTCGGCATGTCGCTGCGGCAACTCGCGGTGCGTATGGACATCTCACCGCAAAGCGTGAAAGAAATGGAGGACCGCGAAGCGGAGGGCAGCATCACGTTGAAACGGCTGCGGGAAGCGGCGGAAGCCATGGATCTGTACCTGGTGTATTTCGTCATCCCGAAAGAACAGTCGCTGGGTCGCATGATTTCGAAGCAGGCGGAATCACTGGCGCGCAGCATCGTGCTACGCACCGCCACCAGTATGGAACTCGAAGAGCAGGGAGTGTCGGAGGAACGCATCGCCTCGGCCGTGCGCGCGAAAACGGAAGAACTCATTCGTGAAATGCCGAGGTACCTATGGGATCAGCGATAA